The Monodelphis domestica isolate mMonDom1 chromosome 5, mMonDom1.pri, whole genome shotgun sequence DNA segment CTGCCGGGACAGCTTGGGGTGTTAGACTGCGCCTTCGAACCAGCCTTCATCCAAAAACGGAacgagagggagaggcagagggtGCGCTGTGTGAATGAGGGATACGCCCGCCTCCGGGACCACCTCCCCCGGGAGCTGGTGGAAAAGCGTCTCAGCAAGGTGGAGACCCTCAGAGCTGCCATTGGCTACATCAAACATCTCCAGAGTCTCCTGGACCGGCATTCTCTGGGCGCTTGCGGCAAGGCCAAAGACGGGCCGACCCTGTCCAACCCTGACCCAAGAGCCGAGTGCAACAGTGACGGAGAATCCAAGACCTCCTCGGTCTCTTCTCCGTACAGCGAGTCCGAGGTCTGCAGCTAGGAAACACCCCGGGGGAGTGACATCACTTCTGGACCTCTCTCGTTCCCGTCTCCTGGTCCCAGCCTCAGCCAGGGAGCGTGCC contains these protein-coding regions:
- the ASCL4 gene encoding achaete-scute homolog 4, whose product is MEGRKSDRSLKTIPYHLAAASTSVPGTRTRLSLGEPFRVSFHLDRTYWDQAYYRGCSGRFACFPLPGQLGVLDCAFEPAFIQKRNERERQRVRCVNEGYARLRDHLPRELVEKRLSKVETLRAAIGYIKHLQSLLDRHSLGACGKAKDGPTLSNPDPRAECNSDGESKTSSVSSPYSESEVCS